A genomic region of Hydrogenovibrio crunogenus contains the following coding sequences:
- a CDS encoding heavy metal-responsive transcriptional regulator, giving the protein MIARQKNTQFYKIGEVSEITALSIDTLRYYEKIGLLNNINRTSSGVRLYSEQNLSCIRFIQRAKTMNFSLDEISSLLQMRENPGHAKNNVRELTKTKLIEVEAQLKTLNTLQKELTLLINLCSGSKDGCPIIEEITPK; this is encoded by the coding sequence ATGATAGCAAGACAAAAAAACACTCAATTTTATAAGATTGGTGAAGTTTCTGAAATAACAGCTCTATCTATTGATACGCTTCGATATTATGAAAAAATCGGTTTGTTGAACAATATCAATCGCACTTCTTCAGGCGTAAGGCTTTACAGCGAACAAAATTTATCCTGCATCAGGTTTATCCAACGTGCAAAAACTATGAATTTTTCACTCGATGAAATTTCAAGTTTATTACAAATGCGTGAAAATCCAGGCCATGCAAAAAATAATGTAAGAGAGCTTACAAAAACTAAACTCATTGAAGTTGAAGCTCAATTAAAAACACTCAACACTCTTCAAAAAGAATTAACACTATTAATCAACCTTTGCTCAGGATCAAAAGATGGCTGCCCAATCATAGAAGAGATAACCCCGAAATAA
- a CDS encoding DsrE family protein, protein MLKYLILASGLISFFIPTISSADSRATNPIPFVVELTRNSENFGHRRALLQINEVINEIGEDKLAITVVAYENGIHALLADNPKTSQLLTKLSNRGVTFKACKISMKSWGLSEEQFPLEVEYVPAGAPEMIRLQMKGYKYWKQ, encoded by the coding sequence ATGCTTAAGTACTTAATTTTAGCTTCAGGATTAATAAGTTTTTTTATACCAACAATTTCAAGTGCAGACTCTCGTGCAACAAACCCTATTCCATTTGTTGTTGAATTAACCAGAAATAGTGAAAACTTTGGACATCGACGAGCCCTCCTTCAAATAAATGAAGTTATAAACGAAATTGGCGAAGATAAATTAGCTATTACTGTCGTGGCTTACGAAAATGGCATCCACGCATTATTAGCAGACAATCCTAAAACTTCACAACTGTTAACAAAGTTGTCGAATCGTGGGGTAACTTTTAAGGCATGCAAGATTAGTATGAAGTCCTGGGGATTAAGTGAAGAACAATTCCCGTTAGAGGTTGAATACGTTCCTGCTGGCGCACCAGAGATGATTAGATTGCAAATGAAAGGCTATAAATATTGGAAACAATAA